Proteins co-encoded in one Halorussus lipolyticus genomic window:
- a CDS encoding aldehyde dehydrogenase family protein: MTERGFTTDDSWNALYLDGEWVEDEDRDTIAVENPATREQLTEVPAGTEEDVDLAYESAAEAQDDWADKSADERNEVIENAIGILDEKRDEILESLAVESGSANAKAFAEWQTAKGMAHHATGFGEKMGTEEHDSMIPGKENEVERVPEGVVGVISPWNFPFNLSLRAVVPALATGNSVVLKPASSTPVVGGLLIARIFEEAGLPDGVLNVVTGKGSDIGDRMASHPELDVMAFTGSTEVGKRVASLAGETLALPAMELGGNNPYVVTEDADVDAAVDSAVFGSFLHQGQICISINRHLVHESVYDEYVEKLAERAESLPIGDPRERENVIGPVIDEGQRDDLIDYIEETVEAGATLETGGEADGLFVEPTVLSDAENDMPAACNEHFGPIAPVIPFSDEDEAVELANDTEYGLAGAVHTTDLDRGRDLADRIDAGMVHVNDQPINEEPAIPFGGMKASGIGRYDGDEIFHEFTQTKWISVQNEPREYPF; the protein is encoded by the coding sequence GTGACGGAACGAGGCTTCACCACCGACGACAGTTGGAACGCACTGTATCTGGACGGCGAGTGGGTCGAGGACGAGGACCGAGACACCATCGCAGTCGAGAACCCGGCCACCCGCGAGCAACTCACCGAGGTACCTGCGGGGACCGAGGAGGACGTAGACCTCGCCTACGAGTCTGCGGCCGAGGCCCAAGACGACTGGGCGGACAAGTCGGCCGACGAGCGCAACGAGGTCATCGAGAACGCCATCGGGATTCTGGACGAGAAGCGCGACGAGATTCTCGAATCGCTGGCGGTCGAATCCGGCAGTGCCAACGCCAAGGCGTTCGCCGAGTGGCAGACCGCCAAGGGGATGGCCCACCACGCCACCGGGTTCGGCGAGAAGATGGGCACCGAAGAACACGACTCGATGATTCCCGGCAAGGAGAACGAAGTCGAGCGCGTCCCCGAGGGCGTCGTCGGCGTCATCTCGCCGTGGAACTTCCCGTTCAACCTCTCGCTCCGGGCAGTCGTCCCGGCGCTGGCGACGGGCAACAGCGTCGTGCTGAAGCCCGCGTCCTCGACGCCCGTGGTTGGGGGTCTCCTCATCGCGCGCATCTTCGAGGAGGCCGGCCTGCCCGACGGCGTGCTGAACGTCGTGACCGGCAAGGGGTCGGACATCGGCGACCGGATGGCCTCCCACCCGGAACTCGACGTGATGGCGTTCACCGGTTCGACCGAGGTCGGCAAGCGCGTGGCCTCGCTGGCGGGCGAGACGCTGGCGCTCCCCGCGATGGAACTCGGCGGCAACAACCCCTACGTCGTCACCGAGGACGCCGACGTGGACGCCGCGGTCGATAGCGCGGTGTTCGGGTCGTTCCTCCATCAGGGCCAGATTTGCATCTCCATCAACCGCCACCTCGTTCACGAATCCGTCTACGACGAGTACGTCGAGAAACTCGCCGAGCGCGCCGAATCGCTCCCCATCGGCGACCCGCGAGAGCGCGAGAACGTCATCGGGCCGGTCATCGACGAGGGCCAGCGCGACGACCTCATCGACTACATCGAGGAGACCGTCGAGGCGGGCGCGACCCTCGAAACCGGCGGCGAGGCCGACGGCCTGTTCGTGGAACCGACCGTCCTCTCGGACGCGGAAAACGACATGCCCGCGGCCTGCAACGAACACTTCGGCCCCATCGCGCCGGTCATCCCCTTCTCGGACGAGGACGAAGCGGTCGAACTCGCCAACGACACCGAGTACGGTCTCGCCGGAGCGGTCCACACCACCGACCTCGACCGAGGACGCGACCTCGCGGACCGCATCGACGCCGGTATGGTCCACGTCAACGACCAACCCATCAACGAGGAGCCAGCCATCCCGTTCGGCGGCATGAAGGCCTCGGGCATCGGCCGCTACGACGGCGACGAAATCTTCCACGAGTTCACCCAGACCAAGTGGATTTCGGTCCAGAACGAACCGCGGGAGTACCCCTTCTAA
- a CDS encoding DUF7504 family protein, with product MSDGGSRNERGTDSPGEDIVAFQSRLRRLKREGCNLLVVGDVPRELFTRASESMVGDADARRWRVFGLTDATPESVRDRIPPDDVAPRPRSETTKLVSHSVGSQRTADTAPTAATADTVFTPGTGTNDARHETTPTPPAVDVSDGDLTAFRRELVSAVEEFGARSHRPAEVRLAIDSLGPLFDHYDLEAIREFLRAVGDRVHARNAMAHYVLPVAYDSDPRRVLADEFDAIVELRTTTERPGDCAAGDDSSADDSPRLHRPEERWHLPDSDVTMPWVSL from the coding sequence ATGAGTGACGGCGGCTCCAGAAACGAACGCGGGACCGATTCGCCCGGCGAAGACATCGTCGCCTTCCAGTCTCGACTCCGGCGACTCAAGCGCGAGGGCTGTAACCTGCTTGTCGTCGGCGACGTTCCCCGCGAACTGTTCACCCGCGCGAGCGAGAGCATGGTCGGCGACGCCGACGCCCGCCGATGGCGCGTGTTCGGCCTCACCGACGCGACTCCCGAGAGCGTCCGCGACAGGATTCCACCGGACGACGTTGCTCCTCGTCCCCGGTCGGAGACGACCAAACTCGTCTCCCACTCGGTCGGGTCCCAGCGCACCGCCGATACTGCCCCGACCGCGGCGACTGCTGATACTGTCTTCACCCCCGGAACCGGGACGAACGACGCTCGTCACGAGACGACGCCGACTCCTCCCGCGGTGGACGTGAGCGACGGCGACCTCACCGCATTCCGCCGGGAACTCGTCTCGGCCGTCGAGGAGTTCGGCGCTCGAAGCCACCGGCCCGCCGAGGTCCGTCTGGCAATCGACTCGCTCGGGCCGCTGTTCGACCACTACGATTTGGAGGCCATCCGCGAGTTCCTCCGGGCAGTCGGCGACCGAGTTCACGCCCGGAACGCGATGGCCCACTACGTCCTGCCGGTGGCCTACGACAGCGACCCGCGGCGGGTCCTCGCCGACGAGTTCGACGCTATCGTGGAACTCCGGACGACGACCGAGCGACCGGGCGACTGCGCCGCTGGCGACGACTCCTCGGCAGACGACTCGCCCCGACTGCACCGCCCGGAGGAGCGCTGGCACCTTCCGGACTCGGACGTGACCATGCCGTGGGTTTCCCTCTGA
- a CDS encoding sporulation protein, giving the protein MKKVLASVGIGNASVDTVLSSATVTPGETVDAEVNVSGGSAEQEVGAIRFELETRYATEDGYEEADIDRFTLTEDLTIEPDHEETRAVEIEIPYGTPVTLGNVDVWVETELDIDWAVDPEDKDSLDVQPTPRLQAVFEAMEDLGFSFRSAECEADPYDRYGTGNRFVQEFEFRPQAGPFRGDLDEVELVVAETPEKLTLFVEIDRRGGLLSELAETDESKTSLTVRDADVDAIRDDLERTISKFA; this is encoded by the coding sequence ATGAAGAAAGTTCTCGCTTCCGTCGGCATCGGCAACGCGTCCGTCGATACCGTCCTGTCCTCCGCGACCGTAACGCCCGGTGAAACCGTCGATGCAGAAGTCAACGTCAGCGGCGGGTCCGCCGAGCAGGAGGTCGGCGCGATTCGATTCGAGTTGGAGACCCGGTACGCCACCGAGGACGGCTACGAGGAGGCCGACATCGACCGGTTCACCCTGACCGAGGACCTGACCATCGAACCCGACCACGAGGAGACCCGCGCGGTCGAAATCGAGATTCCCTACGGGACGCCAGTCACACTCGGTAACGTGGACGTGTGGGTCGAGACCGAACTCGACATCGACTGGGCGGTAGACCCCGAGGACAAGGACTCCCTCGACGTGCAACCGACTCCACGCTTGCAGGCGGTCTTCGAGGCGATGGAGGACCTCGGCTTTTCCTTCCGGAGCGCCGAGTGCGAGGCCGACCCCTACGACCGGTACGGAACCGGCAACCGGTTCGTCCAAGAATTCGAGTTCCGCCCGCAGGCGGGTCCCTTCCGGGGCGACTTGGACGAGGTGGAACTGGTCGTCGCCGAGACTCCCGAGAAGCTAACGCTGTTCGTGGAAATCGACCGCCGGGGCGGCCTCCTCAGCGAGTTGGCCGAGACCGACGAGTCGAAGACGAGTCTGACGGTCCGGGACGCAGACGTGGATGCGATTCGTGACGACTTGGAGCGGACGATTTCGAAATTCGCCTGA
- a CDS encoding AzlC family ABC transporter permease, translating into MSGSDARSAFRSGVRDVLPALPANIPFGVIAGVATVGAGFDPVQAAAFAGMLFAGAAQVAAVELVGERAPLAVVVLTALVVNLRYLMYSASLGAHFRDLSARWKLVVSFFLLDVTYALSVAKFEGPNAPDPTGAGRWYYLGTAVPLWTAWVGSSVVGIVFGARVPQSWQLDFAIPLLFMGLLFPALDGAPSYLAGVVAGVLAVAGVGLPFNVGILVAALGGIVAGVVAEGVGTGAREVQEQS; encoded by the coding sequence ATGTCCGGGTCCGACGCTCGCTCGGCGTTTCGCTCCGGCGTCCGGGACGTGCTTCCGGCGCTCCCCGCCAACATCCCGTTCGGCGTCATCGCGGGCGTGGCGACGGTCGGCGCGGGCTTCGACCCGGTGCAGGCCGCGGCGTTCGCGGGGATGCTGTTCGCCGGGGCCGCACAGGTCGCGGCGGTCGAGTTGGTCGGCGAGCGCGCACCGCTGGCGGTGGTCGTGCTGACCGCGCTGGTGGTCAACCTGCGGTACCTGATGTACAGTGCTTCTCTCGGAGCGCACTTCCGGGACCTCTCGGCGCGGTGGAAACTGGTGGTCTCGTTTTTCCTGCTCGACGTGACCTACGCGCTGTCGGTCGCCAAGTTCGAGGGGCCGAACGCTCCGGACCCGACCGGCGCGGGCCGGTGGTACTACCTCGGGACCGCGGTTCCGCTCTGGACGGCGTGGGTCGGGTCGAGCGTCGTCGGCATCGTCTTCGGCGCGCGCGTCCCCCAAAGCTGGCAACTCGACTTCGCCATCCCCCTGCTGTTCATGGGCCTGCTCTTTCCGGCGCTTGACGGCGCGCCCTCGTACCTCGCGGGCGTCGTGGCGGGGGTCCTCGCCGTCGCGGGGGTCGGCCTCCCGTTCAACGTCGGGATTCTGGTCGCCGCACTCGGGGGCATCGTCGCCGGCGTGGTGGCCGAAGGCGTCGGCACGGGGGCGAGGGAGGTGCAAGAGCAGTCGTGA
- a CDS encoding AzlD domain-containing protein has product MTAQPLGGVSIWLVVVGASVGTFAIRLSFIALFGRLGEVPPWLERALKFVPAAVLTALVVPRLVYLDGALALGVDNTRLLAGSLAAVVAWRTESMLWTIVVGMGALWTLEWLPL; this is encoded by the coding sequence GTGACCGCCCAACCGCTCGGCGGTGTGTCAATCTGGCTGGTTGTCGTCGGGGCCAGCGTCGGCACCTTCGCCATTCGACTCTCGTTCATCGCGCTGTTCGGTCGCCTCGGCGAGGTCCCGCCGTGGCTGGAACGCGCGCTGAAGTTCGTCCCCGCCGCGGTCCTGACCGCCCTCGTGGTCCCGCGACTGGTCTACCTCGACGGTGCGCTCGCGCTGGGCGTGGATAACACGAGACTGCTGGCGGGGTCGCTGGCGGCGGTGGTCGCGTGGCGGACCGAGAGCATGCTCTGGACCATCGTGGTCGGGATGGGTGCGCT